In a single window of the Halobaculum lipolyticum genome:
- a CDS encoding HIT family protein, translated as MDQVFAPWRIEWVERDGDGESIDGCPFCVLPERDVDRDSRIVARSARSFVLLNNYPYNPGHVMVIPNVHEAEYAALDEATLLDHARLKQRTMRAVDDALGPSGLNAGMNLGGAAAGGSIDDHLHTHVVPRWAGDTNFMPVISDTKVIVEALDDTWERLRDAFAEQAGATVGGDDEAVRLSFD; from the coding sequence ATGGATCAGGTGTTCGCGCCGTGGCGGATCGAGTGGGTCGAACGCGACGGCGACGGGGAGTCGATCGACGGCTGCCCCTTCTGCGTGCTGCCCGAGCGCGACGTCGACCGCGACTCGCGGATCGTCGCCCGTTCGGCGAGGTCGTTCGTCCTCCTCAACAACTACCCGTACAACCCGGGCCACGTCATGGTCATCCCGAACGTCCACGAGGCGGAGTACGCCGCCCTCGACGAGGCGACCCTGCTCGACCACGCCCGGCTGAAACAGCGGACGATGCGGGCCGTCGACGACGCGCTCGGGCCGAGCGGTCTCAACGCCGGGATGAACCTCGGCGGCGCCGCCGCGGGCGGGTCCATCGACGACCACCTCCACACCCACGTCGTCCCGCGGTGGGCGGGAGACACGAACTTCATGCCCGTGATCTCGGACACGAAGGTGATCGTCGAGGCGCTCGACGACACGTGGGAACGGCTCCGCGACGCCTTCGCCGAGCAGGCGGGCGCGACCGTCGGCGGCGACGACGAGGCCGTCCGGCTGTCGTTCGACTGA